Part of the Deinococcus aestuarii genome, AAGCTACGTCTTTCTATAAAGGAACAACTCATTAAGGATGACCCCGGCGTTACCGGTCACAAACACTGGCCGAAGGACGGTCTGCCAGAGATACATGCCGTCTCAATGTTTCAAAGCGACCACTACTACCGATTGCGGAGGCCAAGTGGAGATAAATACTATCTCCGACAGTATGCGTGGCTGGAGGAAGCCCTCAAAATCGTAAGACATTTTGAAGCGGACATTTATGTAACACCGATAGATACAATACATGTAAAGGGACAAGTCGACATAAAGACGAAGAAAATTGAGGAAAGTGTCGCGGAGATAGAAGATTTCATTGGCACGTCCCTACCCCACAGCATAAAGAGGGAACTTTTAAGATTACGTTCTTCACCGTATGCTACCATGTTTCCATATGTTTTAGACTCTATCGAGCAGATGCTGCGCTCCAACAAAGTCGAGGGCAGTTTAATATGCGACCATTACGAAGATTGTAAAGGACTTTCCATCCTTGATTGTTACGAGATTATGAGGGAGCGCGGTTATTTTACAGCGGTCACCCCTCCACAGTTCTCGGACAGCCACACAGAACCCCTCCTGCAAGCGGCGGACGTTGTCTCTTATGTCTTAGGTCGTTATTTGTATCCACAACTTCAGAGAGGGAGAGCAGGTCCTGTACGACAGACAGCGGCAGATGAGATCATCGGGCAGTGGTACCGCAGATACATATCCCCGAGGCTGTATCAATACGGGTCAGATATGCCGAGTACACCGGGCATCTGGAGTGTGGTGACAACAGAGCTGGCTTTGCGCAGGGCTGGGGGCGAGGGCGACCTCGGCCAGAAGTTACGCTCCTTCGCACGAGCCGTTACGTTGGACACCTTGCGACAAATGAGTGAGAGCGCCGTTCAACCGGCGCCCCCTCTGCCAAGAGGGTAACGCCCGGCTACGTTTCTGTCCAGTCCTGGCGCGGTTCCTCGCCGCGGGCAGCGGCGGCGCCGCACGGAAACGCGCGCCCAGACCAGTTCTGGCACTCAGACGGCAAGACGTGATGAACGCGCGCACCCGTCCGGGCAGCGACATAGGCTGGAGATACGGGATGGGGAGCCTGGCCCGCAGGGCAAGGATGTCGAAGTGCTGGTCTCCCCAGAGAAACCAATCGCCTTGGCAGGCTGAGGCCCGTCAACGCAACCCCGCAGCAGCCGGGTTTGTCAAGGTGAGAACAGTGTTGATCCGCCGGTCGCTGTGACCTTGCGGTCCACGACGATCTGGTGGTGACCACCGATGTCCCTACATGCGGGGGCAGGAGTTGGGGGGTCTTTCGGCGGGCACCAGCCGCTGGCGCAGCTAGGCAACGGTGTAGGTGCCCTCCTGAGGCCGGACGGCCAGTGGTGGGTCCGTCAGGTTGATCTGCTCCCAGGGCTCAAGCTAGAGCAAGATGTCGCTGAACAGGCGCCCCAGGTCCTGCTGGGCAGGTGGGGTAAATTGATCCTCGACGCGGTTGCACATGACGCCCCTCCCTGGGGAAGAGCCTCCAATTTATGCTATAAACAGAATCAAGAGAAATAAATTCCTCATCAGAAGAATATGGCTAAAATTTTTGTCGTGCCAGACGGTATTTTTCATGCATCCTGACAGGAGGGCCAGGAAGGGCCCTCGAACCTGTTTCGAGGGGTACAGGTGGGTCGACTGACGAAAGAGGTGAGCAGGCTGACGCGGGGGTGCTGCCGCCGCGAGGGCAGGGGTGGGAACGCTCAGGCGCTGCCGGGCAGGTCCCCGATCAGGCCCGAGGCCGCGGCTGCGAGCGACGCGACGGCCGATCGGTGCCAGACCTGTCCGCCCCCTCGGGGTGCTCGCCCTGGCGGTTGCGGGGAACGCCGGGGGCGCAGGCCGCGTCCGGGGACGGGCATGGTGGAGAAGATAAGCGCCTCGCGGTGCCCGGCTTCGACCAGCGGGGTGAGCCAGTCGCGGTGCTCGACTTCGGAACAAAACATGGGGGGAGCCCGGGGCGGTACCTGCGGGCAGCAGGGCTGAGAGGATGGGGTTCAGGGTGGGGACCCTCCCCTGCCCCCTGCCGCTGACGACGCTAAAACGCTTTAGTGTCAAAAATGAGAGAAATCGTGTAGGCTACGGGCAGATGCCCACCGCCCGCGACCTCTTCCAGCCCCTTGCCGACACCCGGGACCTGCCGGAACGCGAGCGGACCCAGATCGCCCGGCTAGAGGTGCAGGCGCTGGCGGGTCAGCCGGTGGGCCTGCCCGCCCCGCGTCAGGTGAGCCTCCGGGTGCAGGCCGCCGAGCGCGCGGCGCGGGAACGGGCGGATCGGTACGCGTGCTGCCCCCGCGTGGGGGGCGCCGAGCTGGAAGCCGTGGCCTACCCCGGGCTGTTCGAGGTGCCGGAGCCCGGGGACCTCTTT contains:
- a CDS encoding DUF3800 domain-containing protein — its product is MTPRQYIFALDEFERGDLFLFGTVILKSKQYAGFVRKWNKLRLSIKEQLIKDDPGVTGHKHWPKDGLPEIHAVSMFQSDHYYRLRRPSGDKYYLRQYAWLEEALKIVRHFEADIYVTPIDTIHVKGQVDIKTKKIEESVAEIEDFIGTSLPHSIKRELLRLRSSPYATMFPYVLDSIEQMLRSNKVEGSLICDHYEDCKGLSILDCYEIMRERGYFTAVTPPQFSDSHTEPLLQAADVVSYVLGRYLYPQLQRGRAGPVRQTAADEIIGQWYRRYISPRLYQYGSDMPSTPGIWSVVTTELALRRAGGEGDLGQKLRSFARAVTLDTLRQMSESAVQPAPPLPRG